A window from Opitutia bacterium ISCC 52 encodes these proteins:
- a CDS encoding VOC family protein, producing the protein MTTLHHIAIQAKDFERSVHFYTEVLGLKEVASVKFPVRDGLFLDLGNGSLIELFSPNHDGSSKIIDHNQEELPIWHFALAVDDVPAAIERCREAGYKIKVEPKTVKLDDGFHATLAFVWGPNGEEIEFFNQHHNWEDIGQ; encoded by the coding sequence ATGACGACACTCCACCATATCGCTATCCAGGCTAAGGACTTTGAACGCTCTGTTCACTTCTACACAGAAGTGCTCGGACTTAAAGAAGTCGCCTCGGTCAAATTCCCGGTTCGAGACGGACTGTTTCTCGATCTAGGAAACGGCAGCCTTATAGAGCTCTTCTCACCTAACCATGATGGCAGCTCCAAGATTATTGATCACAACCAGGAAGAGTTGCCCATCTGGCATTTTGCCTTGGCGGTCGATGATGTACCTGCTGCGATTGAGCGTTGTCGTGAAGCGGGCTATAAAATTAAGGTGGAGCCGAAGACTGTGAAGTTAGACGACGGCTTTCATGCGACCCTGGCATTCGTCTGGGGACCCAACGGAGAAGAGATCGAGTTCTTTAACCAGCACCACAACTGGGAGGACATCGGACAATGA
- a CDS encoding copper homeostasis protein CutC — protein sequence MILEVCIESAESAINAEAGGADRVELCDNLMEGGTTPSLGAVALTLERVSIPVMMMIRPRGGDFLYTDLEYEIMLRDVEEAKKLGVYGVVFGLLTPNGRVDKARTAKLIEASRPLSVTFHRAFDMTIDPFEAFEDLIELGVDRILTSGQEPSTDKGIDLIKQLIERADDRIIILPGCGIKEDNIGELVSKTKAVECHVTGKHQIPSEMTYTNPRVFMGVPGAPEYEKTVVKPERIRAYRTAAETTVC from the coding sequence ATGATTCTAGAAGTTTGCATCGAATCGGCCGAGTCAGCCATCAACGCTGAAGCCGGCGGAGCCGATCGCGTCGAACTCTGTGACAACCTGATGGAAGGCGGCACGACACCGAGCCTAGGTGCCGTTGCCCTTACCCTGGAAAGAGTCTCCATTCCAGTCATGATGATGATTCGCCCTCGCGGCGGAGATTTCCTGTATACAGATCTTGAATACGAGATCATGCTTAGAGATGTCGAGGAAGCGAAAAAACTGGGAGTCTACGGTGTCGTATTTGGCCTACTCACACCCAATGGCCGAGTCGACAAAGCACGCACTGCGAAACTTATTGAAGCGTCCCGCCCATTAAGCGTCACCTTTCATCGCGCATTCGATATGACCATTGATCCCTTCGAGGCTTTTGAGGATCTCATTGAACTTGGCGTAGACAGGATACTCACCTCGGGCCAGGAACCTTCGACCGATAAAGGGATCGATCTAATAAAGCAGTTGATAGAACGAGCTGATGACCGAATTATTATCCTTCCTGGCTGTGGCATAAAAGAGGACAATATTGGAGAACTGGTTTCCAAAACCAAAGCTGTAGAATGCCATGTCACGGGGAAACACCAAATCCCCAGCGAAATGACCTACACAAATCCAAGAGTTTTCATGGGAGTCCCAGGCGCCCCTGAGTACGAAAAGACCGTTGTGAAACCAGAACGGATTCGTGCCTACCGCACAGCGGCCGAAACTACTGTATGCTAA